The stretch of DNA AAGGTATTGTAAAGAAGGTTATATATCTTTTCAAGGGTTTTTTTCATGCAGTGAACTCAAAGGATGCTTGGGTCCAATATAGCCGAGCCAATTTGTCATCGTTTAAATGAAATTGAAAGGATTCTTTTGGCTCAAATATGAAGCTTTGGTTGGTTGGTTGGGTTTCATTATATGTTTTATTCCAAAGATTCCTTTGTGATAAAAAGCCATTTTCTATTGATACCTCAATATTTCCCACTCCTACCTCCAATTGGGAAAATGTTTCTCTAAGGTTATGGAGGTTTGTTTCTATCAATTCTTTAAGATGCGGGTTTCCTACGGTAAACTTTGTATCAAGAATGCCTTCGTTCATTGTAAGCTTCATATTTAGCTTTCCAAGAAATTCTGGTTTGAGAATGATGTTCATTTCTGTTTTTGCATTTGCTAGCTTTAAATCTGCTTGCTGGACTATCTCATAGAGCTTTTTATCTAAAGAAAAATCCTGTTTTTTTGGATTTTCAATGGAAGGATTTAATGTTTCAGGAGTTTTTTCTGGTGAAATCGGCTCTTTCAATATATTTGATTGAAAAATAGGGGATTTGTTATCTTTGTAATCTTTAAAATCTTTATAATCTTTGGGGAAAAATTCATCTTTTTCTTTATGTCTCTCAATGTTGATAAGACTATTTTCTTTATCAAAAATTTGCTCCTGGGGGATTGGGAATTTGTTAGAATTGCAGATTTTTGCCTCTACTCGCTCGCAAGATACTTCATATGCGAATTTTGAATTACGAATTTCTTCTTGTGGATTTGCCTTTAAAATATTTAATTTTAAGCCATCTTCTGTATTCTGTATTCTGTATTCTGTATTCTGTAGGTTGTGGTCTGATGTTTTGCTGATTTCCTGCTCTGGTATTTTGCTGTTCTGTATTTTGTCTTCTATTCTCTGTGGCCTGTGATCTATATTCTGTGGTCTGGGGTTTGGTGTTTGTTGTCTATTGTCTGGGGTTTGGTGTTTGTTGTCTATTGTCTGGGGTTTGTATTCTGTATCTTCTATCTTGTATTTTTGAGGTTTATTCTCTTTAGATAATTCAATGGAATTTCGGATTGCAGATTGCGAATTAAGAATTTGTTCTTGTGTTCTGTGTTCTGTGGTCTGTGGTTTAGATTCTGGGTTTTGGACTTTGGGTTCTATGGTTTGTCTTTTGTCTTCTGACACTCTGACCCCCTGACCCTCTGACTCTTGACTCCTAACTTCTATGGTCTGTGGACTATCCTGTATCCTGTAT from bacterium encodes:
- a CDS encoding flagellar hook-length control protein FliK, with the translated sequence MKSIILPARVSDLIEKVGEIPKKKVFGNKNWDRVLSKFKKDKPQDQKILIPPFNLLLTKENPLKGIDIARVEIVQIGVRSLESGVWSQKVEVRSQESEGQRVRGPEVRSLESGVWSQKVEVRSQESEGQGVRESEDKRQTIEPKVQNPESKPQTIDHSPQRAEVRLQSDRATGQQSDRATEPQGNRATELQSNRTTEPQSDRATERQSDKPERIDIPQELSKENKPQILSLKPQETTFNSQSPKELPRQNNLKPQEDRIQDTGYRIQDSPQTIEVRSQESEGQGVRVSEDKRQTIEPKVQNPESKPQTTEHRTQEQILNSQSAIRNSIELSKENKPQKYKIEDTEYKPQTIDNKHQTPDNRQQTPNPRPQNIDHRPQRIEDKIQNSKIPEQEISKTSDHNLQNTEYRIQNTEDGLKLNILKANPQEEIRNSKFAYEVSCERVEAKICNSNKFPIPQEQIFDKENSLINIERHKEKDEFFPKDYKDFKDYKDNKSPIFQSNILKEPISPEKTPETLNPSIENPKKQDFSLDKKLYEIVQQADLKLANAKTEMNIILKPEFLGKLNMKLTMNEGILDTKFTVGNPHLKELIETNLHNLRETFSQLEVGVGNIEVSIENGFLSQRNLWNKTYNETQPTNQSFIFEPKESFQFHLNDDKLARLYWTQASFEFTA